In Anaerolineales bacterium, one genomic interval encodes:
- a CDS encoding FtsW/RodA/SpoVE family cell cycle protein has translation MVATSRRTASPADRVEALLLGLAFVFLGLACLALTLAPAVRPGGSVAGTAGFAHWSVLPVWLLAVGASRAVMRRRLSQRDPVLYPVAMLLAGWGVLLIWRLTPGFGIRQLAWLGLSTIALSGLMLLPRRLGWLRSYRYLWLGLGLLLTALTLVFGTHPSGGSPRLWLGCCGVYFQPSEMLRLLLVVFFASYLADRIQFGWRRDRPSLVATLAPLLAVWGLSTLLVLAQRDLGSGMMLLALLTALLYLASGRWEVILVSLLLGAVGAGAAAATSSVVGLRLAAWVNPWQDPLGGSYQIVQSLIALASGGVLGSGPGLGAPGFVPVAHSDFIFASIAEEWGLGGAVGLLALMAIFVGRGLRIGAGSPDPFHQMLAGGLAVNLGLQAMFILAGVLRVLPLTGITLPYVSYGGTSLLSSFLSLGLLLVMSNGAAGVVHPRRTFERVFFGFQAAFLVLAMAAGYWMVIRAPAILRRTDNLRRAVEERYSQRGRILDRNGVVLADSEGLPGGFARQYPAAAAANVVGFDSPSYGLMGMEQSMDGVLRGEEGARLLELMQSQALYGYPPPGADVRLTLDLALQTEATSALLGQQGAIVVLDPATGDVLAMASSPSFNPSTLEADWAGMLANPGAPLLNRAVQSSYQPGTAFAPWMVAWAIEHRDARLGQIMSDIEAPFSLNGLELTCARPALGASLGQALQAGCPAPLAALGRQMGGQSVEAAGLALAGEGTPIDRSGDPGTPEAMEMTEALSVGQGWLTLTPIAMARAWAATVGGPLPPVRVVDAVSDAHGNWLAWPFEQEQQPVFSPETARLMSRTLTQTGDAGPSFSGVAIAGADQGRVAWYLARAGDDSAPVVAVVLEQSDLESAEQVGGRVVRAVRRLASP, from the coding sequence TTGGTCGCTACTTCCCGTAGGACCGCCAGCCCCGCCGACCGGGTCGAGGCCCTCCTGCTTGGGTTGGCCTTCGTGTTCCTCGGGCTTGCCTGCCTGGCACTGACGCTGGCTCCAGCTGTCCGGCCTGGTGGCTCTGTGGCGGGCACCGCCGGATTCGCCCATTGGTCTGTCCTGCCGGTCTGGCTGCTGGCAGTCGGCGCAAGCCGGGCGGTGATGCGCCGCCGGCTGAGCCAGCGCGACCCAGTGCTCTATCCGGTAGCGATGCTGCTGGCCGGCTGGGGGGTGCTTCTCATATGGCGGCTGACGCCAGGGTTCGGCATCCGCCAGCTGGCCTGGCTCGGGCTCTCCACGATCGCCTTGTCGGGGCTGATGCTTCTGCCCCGCCGGCTGGGCTGGCTGCGGTCGTACCGGTACCTCTGGCTGGGGCTGGGGCTGCTGCTGACCGCACTCACCCTGGTCTTTGGGACACACCCCTCTGGCGGTTCGCCTCGGTTGTGGCTGGGATGCTGTGGGGTGTACTTCCAGCCGTCCGAGATGCTCCGCCTGCTCCTGGTGGTCTTTTTCGCCTCGTACCTCGCCGATCGCATCCAATTCGGCTGGCGCCGCGATCGCCCGTCGCTCGTGGCGACCCTGGCGCCGCTCCTGGCCGTCTGGGGATTGTCGACGCTGCTCGTGTTGGCGCAGCGAGACCTGGGCAGCGGGATGATGCTGCTCGCCCTGCTGACGGCGTTGTTGTACCTGGCTTCGGGACGTTGGGAAGTGATCCTCGTCAGCCTGCTGCTGGGAGCCGTCGGGGCGGGAGCGGCGGCAGCCACCTCGAGCGTTGTAGGGTTGCGGCTGGCCGCCTGGGTCAACCCCTGGCAGGACCCCCTGGGCGGTTCCTACCAGATCGTGCAGTCCTTGATCGCCCTGGCTTCCGGTGGGGTGCTCGGGAGCGGGCCCGGTCTGGGGGCGCCGGGCTTTGTCCCGGTGGCCCATTCGGATTTCATCTTTGCCTCGATTGCCGAAGAGTGGGGTTTGGGTGGAGCGGTCGGGTTGCTGGCCCTGATGGCCATCTTCGTCGGGCGCGGTCTGCGCATCGGAGCGGGTTCGCCTGATCCCTTCCACCAGATGCTTGCCGGCGGGCTGGCGGTAAATCTCGGGTTGCAGGCCATGTTCATTCTGGCCGGAGTGCTACGGGTGCTTCCCCTGACCGGAATCACGCTACCCTACGTCTCCTACGGGGGGACGTCCCTGCTGTCCAGCTTCCTCTCACTGGGTCTTCTGCTGGTCATGTCCAACGGTGCCGCCGGGGTCGTGCATCCGCGGCGGACGTTCGAGCGCGTGTTCTTCGGTTTCCAAGCTGCCTTCCTGGTTCTGGCCATGGCCGCGGGCTACTGGATGGTCATCCGCGCTCCAGCCATCCTCCGCCGGACCGACAACCTGCGTCGAGCGGTCGAAGAGCGCTACTCGCAGCGGGGCCGGATCCTGGATCGGAACGGTGTCGTGCTCGCCGATTCGGAGGGACTGCCCGGGGGTTTCGCACGCCAGTATCCGGCTGCGGCTGCGGCCAATGTGGTCGGATTCGATTCGCCCTCCTATGGCTTGATGGGCATGGAGCAATCGATGGATGGCGTGCTCAGGGGTGAGGAGGGCGCAAGGTTGCTGGAGCTGATGCAAAGCCAGGCGCTCTACGGCTATCCTCCTCCGGGCGCCGACGTGCGCCTGACGTTGGACCTTGCCCTGCAGACCGAGGCTACAAGTGCCCTGCTGGGCCAGCAGGGAGCGATCGTCGTGCTGGACCCGGCCACCGGAGACGTCCTCGCCATGGCCTCGTCCCCGAGCTTCAACCCTTCGACCCTGGAGGCCGATTGGGCGGGCATGCTCGCAAATCCGGGGGCGCCGCTCCTGAATCGAGCGGTTCAGTCGTCGTACCAACCCGGGACCGCCTTCGCTCCCTGGATGGTGGCCTGGGCCATCGAGCACCGAGATGCTAGGCTGGGGCAGATCATGTCCGACATCGAGGCGCCTTTTTCCCTGAATGGCCTGGAGCTGACTTGTGCCCGGCCCGCTCTGGGGGCTAGCCTGGGCCAGGCGCTGCAGGCGGGGTGCCCTGCCCCCCTGGCGGCGCTGGGCCGCCAGATGGGCGGGCAATCGGTCGAGGCAGCCGGGCTGGCGCTCGCCGGCGAGGGGACGCCGATAGACAGGTCGGGCGATCCCGGGACGCCGGAGGCAATGGAGATGACGGAAGCCTTGTCCGTCGGACAGGGCTGGCTGACCCTGACCCCGATCGCCATGGCCCGCGCTTGGGCCGCGACGGTAGGTGGTCCGCTTCCCCCCGTCCGGGTCGTGGACGCAGTCTCGGACGCACACGGGAATTGGCTGGCTTGGCCATTCGAGCAGGAGCAGCAGCCCGTCTTCAGTCCGGAGACTGCCCGCCTGATGTCGCGGACGCTGACGCAAACCGGAGACGCTGGCCCCTCCTTCTCGGG